The Xanthomonas sp. CFBP 8443 genome has a window encoding:
- the yeiP gene encoding elongation factor P-like protein YeiP has protein sequence MKANEIKKGNVVEYNNGVYQIRDIERSSPQGRGGNVRFRFVMYSVPGGNKLDASFDGDDDLREVELTRHQATFSYKDGDAFVFLDDEDYTPYTLDADVIGDDAGYITEGLTGIYVQVIDDQPVAVQLPQSVTLEVVETPPELKGGTATKRPKPAKLNTGLEIMVPEYIGNGERVLVNTTTGEFAGRAD, from the coding sequence ATGAAAGCCAACGAAATCAAGAAAGGCAACGTCGTCGAGTACAACAACGGCGTCTATCAGATCCGCGACATCGAACGCAGCTCGCCGCAGGGCCGCGGCGGCAACGTGCGCTTCCGCTTCGTGATGTACAGCGTGCCGGGCGGCAACAAGCTCGACGCCAGCTTCGACGGCGACGACGACCTGCGCGAGGTCGAACTGACCCGCCACCAGGCCACCTTCTCGTATAAGGACGGCGACGCGTTCGTGTTCCTGGACGACGAGGACTACACCCCGTACACGCTCGACGCCGACGTGATCGGCGACGACGCCGGCTACATCACCGAGGGCCTGACCGGCATCTACGTGCAGGTCATCGACGACCAGCCGGTGGCGGTGCAGCTGCCGCAGAGCGTGACCCTGGAAGTGGTGGAGACCCCGCCGGAGCTGAAGGGCGGCACCGCGACCAAGCGGCCGAAGCCGGCCAAGCTCAATACCGGGCTGGAGATCATGGTGCCGGAGTACATCGGCAACGGCGAGCGCGTGCTGGTCAACACCACCACCGGCGAGTTCGCCGGGCGTGCGGACTGA